From one Enterococcus sp. DIV2402 genomic stretch:
- the mnmG gene encoding tRNA uridine-5-carboxymethylaminomethyl(34) synthesis enzyme MnmG — translation MQEYQGGAYDVIVVGAGHAGSEAALAASRMGNKTLLITINLDMVAFMPCNPSVGGPAKGVVVREIDALGGEMGKNIDKTYIQMRMLNTGKGPAVRALRAQADKHAYASEMKRTIENEENLTLRQGIVERLIVEDGVCKGVVTATGARYEAKAVVITAGTALRGEIIIGELKYSSGPNNSQPSVALADNLKELGLEIERFKTGTPPRVKSSTIDYSVTEIQPGDEAPNHFSFSTPDSAYKQEQIPCWLTYTNPGTHQIIQANLHRAPMFTGIVEGVGARYCPSIEDKIVRFADKERHQLFLEPEGLNTEEVYVQGLSSSLPEDVQENVLHSIAGLEKAEMMRTGYAIEYDVVVPHQLRPTLETKVIENLYTAGQTNGTSGYEEAAGQGLIAGINAGLKIQGKEPLVLKRSDGYIGVMIDDLVTKGTNEPYRLLTSRAEYRLLLRHDNADLRLTEMGHVIGLVKEDQYQDYVAKKAAVEAEIERLKGIRIKPTKEVQAFLEAKGSATLKDGVLANEILRRPEIGYQEIAQFIPVNEALTNREIEQVEIQIKYEGYIKKAMEKVEKLKRMEAKRIPENIDYSAINGLATEAKQKLQKIQPETIAQASRISGVNPADLSILMVYIEQGKIAKTTSNQN, via the coding sequence TGTCGGTGCAGGTCATGCAGGTTCAGAAGCTGCTTTAGCCGCAAGCCGTATGGGAAATAAAACACTATTAATCACAATTAACTTAGATATGGTTGCTTTTATGCCATGCAATCCTTCTGTTGGTGGTCCAGCCAAAGGTGTTGTTGTGCGTGAGATTGACGCATTAGGTGGCGAAATGGGCAAAAATATCGATAAAACTTATATTCAAATGCGTATGTTGAATACTGGGAAAGGGCCAGCAGTGCGTGCGTTACGTGCCCAAGCTGACAAACACGCCTATGCATCAGAAATGAAACGTACAATTGAAAATGAAGAAAACCTAACATTGCGTCAAGGAATTGTAGAACGTTTGATCGTTGAAGACGGCGTATGTAAAGGCGTAGTAACCGCAACTGGTGCACGCTATGAAGCAAAAGCCGTTGTAATTACTGCTGGAACAGCTTTACGTGGTGAGATTATTATTGGTGAGTTGAAATATTCTTCTGGTCCGAATAATTCCCAACCTTCCGTAGCTTTAGCAGATAACTTAAAAGAACTAGGACTAGAAATTGAACGCTTTAAAACAGGAACACCTCCACGAGTGAAATCAAGCACGATTGATTACAGTGTGACTGAAATTCAACCAGGTGATGAAGCGCCCAATCATTTTAGCTTTAGCACGCCAGATAGTGCCTATAAACAAGAACAAATTCCTTGTTGGTTAACGTACACTAATCCAGGAACACATCAAATCATTCAAGCAAACTTGCACCGTGCGCCGATGTTTACTGGGATTGTCGAAGGGGTTGGTGCACGTTATTGTCCATCAATTGAAGACAAAATTGTTCGTTTTGCAGATAAAGAACGTCATCAATTATTCTTAGAACCAGAAGGCTTAAATACCGAAGAAGTCTATGTACAAGGTTTATCTTCTTCGTTACCAGAAGATGTGCAAGAAAATGTCTTGCATTCAATTGCTGGTTTGGAAAAAGCAGAAATGATGCGAACAGGTTATGCTATTGAATACGATGTGGTTGTTCCCCATCAATTGCGTCCAACGTTGGAAACAAAAGTTATTGAAAACCTTTATACAGCTGGTCAAACCAATGGAACAAGCGGGTATGAAGAAGCAGCAGGTCAAGGTTTAATCGCCGGAATTAATGCTGGATTGAAAATTCAAGGCAAAGAGCCACTTGTTTTAAAACGTAGTGATGGCTATATCGGTGTGATGATTGACGATTTAGTAACCAAAGGAACCAATGAACCGTATCGTCTTTTAACTTCTCGTGCCGAATATCGTTTATTATTGCGCCACGACAATGCTGATTTACGTCTAACTGAAATGGGTCATGTCATTGGTTTAGTAAAAGAAGACCAATATCAAGACTACGTAGCCAAAAAAGCCGCTGTTGAAGCGGAAATTGAGCGCTTGAAAGGTATCCGTATCAAACCAACTAAAGAAGTACAAGCATTCTTAGAAGCAAAAGGCTCAGCGACCCTAAAAGATGGTGTCTTAGCCAATGAAATCTTGCGCCGTCCAGAAATTGGTTATCAAGAAATTGCTCAATTTATTCCAGTCAATGAAGCATTAACCAATCGTGAAATTGAACAAGTAGAAATTCAAATTAAATACGAAGGTTATATCAAAAAAGCGATGGAAAAAGTAGAGAAATTAAAACGCATGGAAGCAAAACGCATTCCAGAAAACATCGATTATTCAGCAATCAATGGTTTAGCAACCGAAGCAAAACAAAAATTACAAAAGATCCAACCAGAAACCATTGCTCAAGCAAGCCGAATCAGTGGTGTAAATCCAGCCGACTTGAGTATTTTAATGGTCTATATCGAACAAGGAAAAATCGCGAAAACAACTTCAAACCAAAATTAA